From one Bacteroides intestinalis DSM 17393 genomic stretch:
- the rpsT gene encoding 30S ribosomal protein S20, with product MANHKSSLKRIRQEETRRLHNRYYGKTMRNAVRKLRSTTDKAEATAMYPGITKMLDKLAKTNVIHKNKASNLKSKLALYINKLG from the coding sequence ATGGCAAATCACAAATCATCACTGAAAAGAATCAGACAAGAAGAAACTAGAAGACTTCACAACAGATATTATGGTAAGACCATGAGAAATGCTGTTAGAAAGCTTCGTTCTACAACCGACAAGGCAGAAGCTACTGCAATGTATCCGGGTATAACTAAGATGTTGGACAAATTGGCTAAAACCAATGTGATCCACAAGAACAAAGCAAGCAACTTGAAGTCTAAGTTGGCTCTTTACATTAATAAGCTAGGATAA
- the ftsZ gene encoding cell division protein FtsZ, whose amino-acid sequence MDDIVQFDFPTDSPKIIKVIGVGGGGGNAVNHMYREGIHDVTFVLCNTDNQALKESPVPVKLQLGRSITEGLGAGNRPERAREAAEESSEEIKALLNDGTKMVFITAGMGGGTGTGAAPVIARIAKEMDILTVGIVTIPFIFEGEKKIIQALDGVERIAQHVDALLVINNERLREIYSDLTFMNAFGKADDTLSIAAKSIAEIITMRGTVNLDFADVKTILKDGGVAIMSTGFGEGESRVTKAIDDALHSPLLNNNDIFNAKKVMLNVSFCESSELMMEEMNEIHEFMSKFREGVEVIWGVAMDNTLEGRVKITVLATGFGVEDVPGMDSVLEKRSQEEEERQLQLEEEKEKNKERIRKAYGESASGIGSKNIRKRRHIYIFNPEDLDNADIISMVESSPTYLRDKSTLSSIKTKAATEGQIATEEAQGSEGLGGVITF is encoded by the coding sequence ATGGACGATATAGTACAATTCGATTTCCCGACAGACTCACCGAAGATCATCAAAGTGATTGGTGTAGGTGGTGGTGGTGGTAACGCCGTGAACCACATGTACCGGGAAGGCATACACGACGTGACGTTCGTTCTGTGCAACACAGACAACCAAGCGTTGAAAGAGTCTCCCGTCCCCGTAAAATTGCAACTGGGGCGTTCTATCACCGAGGGACTAGGTGCCGGAAACCGTCCCGAACGTGCCCGCGAAGCCGCCGAAGAAAGTAGTGAAGAAATCAAAGCGCTACTGAACGACGGTACAAAAATGGTATTCATCACTGCCGGAATGGGTGGCGGAACAGGTACGGGCGCTGCTCCCGTCATAGCCCGCATAGCCAAAGAAATGGACATCCTTACGGTCGGTATCGTCACCATACCTTTCATCTTCGAAGGTGAAAAGAAGATTATCCAGGCACTGGACGGTGTGGAGCGTATCGCCCAACATGTAGATGCTCTACTGGTTATCAATAACGAACGCTTGCGTGAGATATATTCCGACCTTACGTTCATGAATGCTTTCGGCAAGGCAGATGATACATTGTCTATCGCTGCCAAAAGTATTGCCGAGATTATCACCATGCGCGGAACAGTGAACCTTGACTTTGCAGATGTGAAAACCATCCTCAAAGATGGTGGTGTGGCTATCATGAGTACCGGTTTCGGCGAAGGTGAAAGTCGTGTGACCAAAGCTATCGACGATGCCCTGCACTCTCCGTTACTGAACAACAACGATATCTTCAATGCCAAGAAGGTGATGCTGAACGTATCCTTCTGCGAAAGTTCCGAGCTGATGATGGAAGAAATGAACGAGATTCACGAGTTCATGAGCAAATTCCGCGAAGGCGTAGAGGTGATCTGGGGTGTGGCTATGGACAACACATTGGAAGGCAGAGTTAAGATTACCGTACTTGCCACCGGTTTCGGTGTGGAAGATGTTCCCGGTATGGACAGCGTACTCGAAAAGCGCAGCCAGGAAGAGGAAGAACGCCAGCTTCAACTTGAAGAAGAAAAAGAGAAGAATAAAGAGCGTATCCGCAAAGCCTATGGTGAAAGTGCCAGTGGCATCGGTAGCAAAAATATCCGCAAACGTCGCCATATCTATATCTTCAACCCGGAAGACTTGGACAACGCCGACATTATCAGTATGGTAGAAAGTTCACCGACGTATCTGCGCGATAAGAGTACTTTGAGTTCTATCAAAACCAAAGCCGCCACCGAAGGGCAGATAGCTACGGAAGAAGCACAGGGAAGTGAAGGCCTGGGAGGTGTGATAACCTTCTAA
- a CDS encoding GatB/YqeY domain-containing protein yields MDLFERVSEDIKTAMKAKDKVALETLRNIKKVFLEAKTAPGANDTLTDDAALKIMQKLMKQGKDAAEIYIQQGRQDLADEELAQVKVIEIYLPKQMSAEELEAALKEIIAETGATSGKDMGKVMGVASKKLAGLAEGRAISAKVKELLG; encoded by the coding sequence ATGGATTTATTTGAAAGAGTCAGCGAAGACATTAAAACCGCAATGAAAGCCAAAGACAAAGTGGCTCTCGAAACACTGAGAAATATCAAGAAAGTATTCCTGGAAGCAAAAACGGCTCCGGGAGCTAACGATACTCTGACTGACGACGCTGCATTGAAAATTATGCAGAAGCTCATGAAACAAGGCAAAGATGCAGCTGAAATATACATCCAGCAAGGTCGCCAGGACTTGGCAGACGAAGAGCTGGCACAGGTAAAGGTGATTGAGATCTATCTGCCCAAACAAATGTCAGCTGAAGAACTGGAAGCTGCCTTGAAAGAAATTATTGCTGAAACAGGTGCTACCAGTGGTAAAGATATGGGTAAGGTAATGGGGGTTGCTTCCAAGAAACTTGCCGGACTTGCCGAAGGACGTGCCATTTCTGCCAAAGTAAAAGAATTGCTGGGATAA
- the recO gene encoding DNA repair protein RecO yields MLQKTLGIVLHTLKYNDTSLIADIYTEVVGRASFIVKIPRSRKAAVKPVLFQPLALVELEADFRPNASIYKITEAKSFYPFSSIPYDPYKSSIALFLAEFLYRAVREEAENRPLFAYLQHSIIWLDECRDNFANFHLVFLMRLSRFLGLYPNLEDYQKGDYFDMLNACFTPLRPQLHSSYILPEEASRLIMLMRMNYETMHLFAMNRAERTRCLTIMNEYYRLHLPDFPVLKSLEVLKELFDAEQ; encoded by the coding sequence ATGTTACAGAAAACGCTGGGGATTGTGCTGCATACCCTGAAATATAACGATACTTCCCTTATTGCAGACATTTATACAGAGGTGGTCGGGCGTGCTTCGTTCATCGTAAAGATTCCCCGTTCGCGAAAGGCGGCGGTGAAACCGGTATTGTTCCAACCATTGGCTTTAGTGGAACTGGAAGCTGATTTCCGTCCGAATGCCAGTATATATAAGATAACGGAAGCGAAGTCTTTCTATCCGTTTTCTTCTATTCCTTATGATCCGTATAAGTCTTCCATTGCACTTTTCCTGGCGGAATTTCTTTATCGGGCAGTGCGTGAGGAGGCTGAAAACCGTCCGTTGTTTGCTTATTTGCAGCATTCTATTATTTGGCTGGATGAGTGCCGTGATAATTTTGCCAACTTCCATTTGGTATTTCTGATGCGCTTATCCCGCTTCCTGGGATTATATCCTAATCTGGAAGATTATCAAAAAGGCGATTATTTTGATATGCTGAATGCTTGTTTTACTCCTTTGCGACCGCAACTCCATTCTTCTTATATACTTCCGGAGGAAGCCTCACGGTTGATAATGCTGATGCGCATGAATTATGAAACAATGCATCTCTTTGCCATGAACCGCGCCGAACGTACTCGCTGCCTTACAATAATGAATGAATATTATCGCCTCCACTTGCCTGACTTTCCCGTATTAAAGTCTCTTGAGGTGTTGAAGGAGCTCTTTGACGCGGAACAATAA
- the ftsA gene encoding cell division protein FtsA — protein MATTEFIAAIELSSSKISGIAGKKNSDGSIQVLAYAREDAASFIHKGVIYNIDKTAQALTSIINKLESQLNNSIAKVYVGIGGQSLRTVKNAVSRVLEEEGIISQELVDAISDENLEVPLMDMSVLDVAPQEYKIDNNLQADPVGVAGKRITGNFLNIVARASLKKNLEHSFEQAKIEIADLLIAPIALANAVLTESEMRSGCALVDFGADTTTVSVYKNNMLRFLSVLPLGGNNITRDITALQMEEAEAEQLKKKYGDMLYEEEETETPAVCTLEDGRNIELNVLNDIIDARAEEILANVWNQLQLSGYEDKLLSGIIFTGGGANLKNLEEAFRKRSKVEKVKTTKFVHSSIHGFNDVLKKDCMQNTLLGLLAAGNENCCLQEMKPAVTTTATPTQPVDMFGDDEALKEQEAAARAAKAQREKEEKERRERERKEKERKEKEEKKKKKKEGPSWFEKTFNKLSNEIFSDDDLK, from the coding sequence ATGGCAACAACAGAATTTATCGCCGCTATCGAGTTGAGTTCTTCCAAGATTTCCGGTATCGCAGGAAAGAAGAACAGTGACGGAAGCATACAAGTGCTGGCTTATGCGCGTGAAGATGCCGCTTCTTTTATCCATAAAGGAGTCATCTACAACATTGATAAGACCGCACAGGCTCTGACTTCCATCATCAACAAGCTGGAAAGCCAGTTGAACAACTCCATTGCCAAAGTATACGTAGGCATTGGCGGACAGTCTTTGCGCACGGTAAAGAATGCGGTAAGCCGTGTGCTGGAAGAGGAAGGGATTATCTCACAAGAGTTGGTAGACGCTATCAGCGACGAAAACCTCGAAGTCCCCCTGATGGACATGAGTGTGCTGGATGTCGCCCCGCAGGAATATAAAATAGATAATAACCTTCAAGCCGACCCGGTAGGTGTGGCAGGCAAGCGTATCACGGGAAACTTCCTGAATATTGTGGCCCGTGCTTCACTTAAGAAGAATCTGGAACACAGCTTTGAACAGGCTAAAATAGAAATAGCCGACCTGCTCATCGCTCCGATAGCATTGGCGAATGCCGTGCTGACGGAAAGTGAGATGCGTTCAGGTTGTGCATTGGTGGATTTCGGTGCAGATACAACGACTGTATCGGTTTATAAAAATAACATGCTCCGCTTCCTCAGTGTATTGCCACTGGGTGGAAACAATATTACCCGTGACATCACTGCCCTGCAAATGGAAGAGGCCGAAGCTGAACAACTGAAAAAGAAGTACGGCGATATGCTCTATGAAGAAGAGGAAACAGAGACACCCGCAGTCTGCACTTTGGAAGACGGTCGCAACATCGAACTTAACGTATTGAATGATATCATCGATGCACGCGCCGAAGAAATCCTTGCCAATGTATGGAACCAGCTTCAATTGTCAGGATACGAGGATAAACTATTATCCGGTATCATTTTCACCGGTGGAGGTGCCAACCTGAAAAACCTGGAAGAAGCATTCCGTAAACGTAGCAAGGTTGAGAAAGTGAAGACCACCAAATTTGTTCATAGCAGCATCCACGGCTTCAATGATGTGCTGAAGAAAGACTGTATGCAGAATACTTTGCTCGGACTGCTTGCTGCCGGAAATGAAAACTGCTGCCTGCAAGAGATGAAACCCGCCGTTACGACTACTGCTACTCCTACACAACCCGTTGATATGTTCGGCGATGACGAAGCCCTGAAAGAACAGGAAGCTGCCGCCCGCGCTGCCAAGGCCCAACGTGAAAAAGAAGAGAAAGAACGCCGTGAACGGGAACGTAAGGAGAAAGAGCGTAAAGAGAAAGAAGAGAAAAAGAAAAAGAAGAAAGAAGGTCCCAGCTGGTTTGAAAAGACCTTCAACAAGCTTTCCAATGAAATTTTCTCGGATGACGATTTGAAATAA
- a CDS encoding cell division protein FtsQ/DivIB — protein sequence MFKRILLSIVLLLVIAYLVVALSAFNRKPAGQVCNDMELVIKDTVYAGFITKKEVADILEKKGIYPVGKPMDRIRSKTLERELAKHPLIDEVECYKTPSGKLCVEVSQRIPILRVMSANGENYYLDNKGTVMPPDAKCVAHLAIVTGRVEKSFAMRDLYKFGVFLQNNKFWEAQIEQIHVLSDKDVELVPRVGDHIIYLGKLDGFERKLERMKAFYEKGLNQVGWNKYSRISVEFSNQIICTKREN from the coding sequence ATGTTTAAAAGAATTCTATTGTCTATCGTCCTACTGCTCGTCATCGCCTATCTGGTGGTAGCTCTCTCGGCTTTCAACCGGAAGCCTGCCGGACAGGTGTGCAATGACATGGAATTGGTTATCAAAGATACCGTCTATGCAGGTTTCATCACCAAAAAGGAAGTGGCTGACATATTGGAGAAGAAAGGGATTTATCCTGTTGGTAAACCAATGGATCGCATCCGTAGTAAAACGCTGGAACGGGAACTTGCCAAACATCCGCTTATCGATGAAGTGGAATGCTACAAGACTCCCAGTGGCAAACTTTGCGTAGAAGTCAGTCAACGTATCCCTATCCTGCGAGTGATGAGTGCGAACGGGGAGAACTACTATCTGGACAATAAAGGTACTGTGATGCCACCCGATGCAAAGTGCGTTGCACACCTTGCCATAGTGACCGGAAGAGTAGAAAAGTCGTTTGCCATGAGGGATTTATATAAGTTTGGTGTATTTTTGCAGAATAATAAGTTCTGGGAAGCACAGATTGAACAGATACATGTGCTGTCGGACAAAGACGTGGAACTGGTGCCTCGCGTAGGCGACCATATTATCTATCTTGGGAAGTTGGATGGTTTTGAGCGTAAACTCGAACGGATGAAAGCTTTTTATGAAAAAGGTTTAAATCAGGTAGGATGGAACAAATATTCCCGCATTAGCGTTGAATTTAGTAACCAGATTATCTGTACAAAGCGAGAGAACTAA
- the murG gene encoding undecaprenyldiphospho-muramoylpentapeptide beta-N-acetylglucosaminyltransferase produces the protein METKNNGPRIIISGGGTGGHIFPAVSIANAIKELRPDAEILFVGAEGRMEMQRVPDAGYKIIGLPVAGFDRKRLWKNFAVIIKLLRSQWKARRILKEFSPQVAVGVGGYASGPTLKVAGMMGVPTLIQEQNSYAGVTNKLLAQKACKICVAYDGMEKFFPADKIIMTGNPVRQNLLANKQSREEAVSSFGFNPEKKTILILGGSLGARTINQTLIAVLDTIKVNGDIQFIWQTGKIYIQQVKDAITTATGEAIRNPRISAIPNLYVTDFIKDMASAYAAADLVISRAGAGSISEFCLLNKPVILVPSPNVAEDHQTKNALALVDKKAAIYVKDVDAMKHLIPVALETVTDAEKLKTLSENIAKLALPDSATIIAKEVLKLINNDK, from the coding sequence ATGGAAACAAAAAATAACGGACCACGCATCATAATCAGTGGTGGAGGTACAGGAGGGCATATATTTCCCGCAGTATCTATCGCCAACGCCATCAAGGAACTGCGCCCAGATGCAGAAATCCTCTTTGTAGGTGCAGAAGGACGAATGGAGATGCAACGCGTGCCCGATGCAGGATATAAAATTATCGGTCTGCCTGTAGCAGGTTTCGACCGTAAGCGCTTATGGAAGAACTTTGCAGTAATTATCAAGTTATTGCGTAGCCAATGGAAAGCACGTCGTATCCTGAAAGAATTTAGCCCGCAGGTAGCAGTAGGTGTAGGCGGATATGCCAGTGGTCCTACATTAAAAGTAGCGGGCATGATGGGAGTCCCTACTTTGATACAAGAGCAGAATTCTTATGCAGGAGTGACAAACAAGTTGCTTGCACAGAAAGCATGTAAAATCTGCGTAGCATATGATGGAATGGAGAAATTCTTCCCCGCAGATAAGATTATCATGACAGGGAATCCTGTACGCCAGAACCTGTTAGCAAATAAACAGAGCCGCGAAGAAGCTGTAAGCTCTTTCGGTTTCAATCCGGAGAAGAAAACAATATTGATACTGGGTGGTAGCTTGGGGGCACGTACCATCAATCAGACCCTCATTGCTGTACTGGATACGATAAAAGTAAACGGCGACATTCAGTTCATCTGGCAAACAGGAAAAATATATATCCAGCAAGTCAAAGATGCTATTACTACCGCAACGGGCGAAGCTATACGTAATCCACGGATTTCTGCCATCCCGAATCTGTATGTAACGGATTTCATCAAAGACATGGCAAGTGCATATGCAGCTGCCGACCTCGTCATTTCCCGTGCAGGTGCCGGTTCTATCTCTGAATTCTGCCTGCTGAACAAGCCGGTCATCCTAGTGCCTTCACCAAATGTGGCAGAAGACCATCAGACTAAAAATGCACTGGCACTGGTAGATAAGAAAGCTGCTATTTATGTGAAAGATGTAGATGCTATGAAGCATCTGATTCCTGTGGCTCTTGAAACTGTCACAGATGCCGAGAAGCTGAAAACATTGAGCGAGAACATCGCTAAATTGGCTTTGCCGGATTCGGCAACCATTATTGCAAAAGAAGTATTAAAACTGATAAATAACGATAAGTGA
- the murC gene encoding UDP-N-acetylmuramate--L-alanine ligase codes for MNIENIKSVYFVGAGGIGMSALIRYFLSKGKLVAGYDRTPSELTEHLIAEGAQIHYEENVDLIPEACKNMESTLVVYTPAVPQKHAELVYFRNNGFEIQKRAQVLGTITHNSKGLCVAGTHGKTTTSTMTAHLLYQSHVGCTAFLGGISKNYDTNLLLSQSSPYTVIEADEFDRSFHWLSPYMSVITATDPDHLDIYGTEEAYLESFRHYTTLIQSGGALIIHKDIALKPDVQAGVKVYSYARTEGDFHAENIRIGNGEIFIDFIAPDTRINDIQLGVPVSINIENGVAAMALAHLNGVTDEEIKQGMASFRGVDRRFDFKVKNDKVVFLSDYAHHPAEIAQSVKSIRDLYQDKKITAIFQPHLYTRTRDFYKEFANSLSLLDEVILVDIYPAREQPIPGVTSQLIYDNLRPGIEKCMCKKEDILELLSQKQIEVLITLGAGNIDNYVPEITKQLTIDN; via the coding sequence ATGAATATAGAAAATATAAAATCCGTATATTTCGTTGGTGCCGGTGGCATCGGTATGAGCGCCCTGATACGCTACTTCTTATCAAAGGGAAAGCTCGTTGCCGGTTACGACCGTACCCCAAGCGAACTAACCGAACACCTGATTGCAGAAGGAGCACAGATACATTACGAAGAGAATGTGGATCTGATTCCTGAAGCCTGCAAGAATATGGAAAGCACTTTGGTAGTGTATACTCCAGCTGTTCCGCAAAAGCATGCCGAGTTAGTATATTTCCGTAACAATGGTTTCGAAATTCAAAAACGGGCACAGGTTTTAGGAACGATCACACATAATAGCAAAGGCTTGTGCGTAGCCGGTACACATGGTAAAACAACTACCAGTACAATGACAGCGCATCTGCTTTACCAATCACACGTAGGTTGCACTGCATTCCTCGGAGGCATCTCCAAGAATTATGATACTAACCTGTTATTATCACAGTCCAGCCCATACACTGTGATTGAGGCAGATGAATTTGACCGCTCATTCCACTGGTTATCACCTTACATGAGCGTAATAACTGCTACAGACCCCGACCATCTGGATATTTATGGCACAGAAGAAGCCTACCTGGAAAGTTTTCGTCATTATACGACGCTTATCCAGTCGGGTGGTGCACTCATTATACACAAGGACATCGCTTTGAAACCTGATGTGCAGGCCGGTGTAAAAGTCTATAGTTACGCCCGTACCGAAGGAGATTTCCACGCAGAGAATATCCGTATCGGAAATGGTGAGATCTTTATCGATTTTATTGCACCCGACACGCGTATTAATGATATCCAACTGGGTGTTCCCGTCAGCATCAATATAGAGAATGGCGTAGCAGCCATGGCACTCGCCCACCTCAACGGTGTGACAGACGAAGAGATCAAGCAAGGTATGGCAAGTTTCCGTGGAGTAGACCGTCGTTTCGATTTCAAGGTCAAGAATGACAAAGTCGTATTCCTGAGCGACTATGCCCATCATCCTGCCGAAATAGCACAGAGTGTGAAATCCATTCGTGATCTGTATCAGGACAAGAAGATTACAGCTATCTTCCAACCACATCTCTATACCCGCACGCGCGATTTCTATAAGGAATTTGCCAACAGTTTGTCGTTACTTGACGAAGTCATTCTCGTAGATATCTACCCGGCACGTGAGCAACCAATTCCCGGTGTCACCAGCCAATTGATATACGATAACCTGCGACCGGGCATTGAGAAATGCATGTGTAAGAAAGAGGATATACTGGAACTCTTATCTCAAAAGCAGATTGAAGTTCTGATAACTTTAGGTGCCGGAAATATAGACAACTACGTCCCTGAAATCACAAAGCAATTGACAATTGATAATTAA
- the gyrB gene encoding DNA topoisomerase (ATP-hydrolyzing) subunit B, which produces MTEEQINSNSGNYSAENIQVLEGLEAVRKRPAMYIGDISTKGLHHLVYEVVDNSIDEALAGYCDHIEVTINEDNSITVQDNGRGIPVDFHEKEQKSALEVVMTVLHAGGKFDKGSYKVSGGLHGVGVSCVNALSTHMTTQVFRNGKIYQQEYECGHPLYPVKEIGTSDITGTRQQFWPDNTIFTDTVYNYEILATRMRELAYLNAGIKITLTDLRVKDEENNAKMEIFYSEEGLKEFVRYIDSSREHLVNDVIYINTEKQGTPVEVAIMYNTSYNENIHSYVNNINTIEGGTHLAGFRRALTRTLKKYADDNKMLEKAKVEIAGDDFREGLTAVISIKVAEPQFEGQTKTKLGNSEVMGAVDQAVGEALNYYLEEHPKEAKMVVDKVILAAQARVAARKARESVQRKSPMSGGGMPGKLADCSSKDPEECELFLVEGDSAGGSAKQGRDRRFQAILPLRGKILNVEKAMWHKAFESDEVNNIIQALGIRFGVNTEDSKEANIDKLRYKKVIIMTDADVDGSHIDTLIMTLFFRYFPQVIRNGYLYIATPPLYLCKKGKVEEYCWTDQQRQKFIDTYGGGSESAVHTQRYKGLGEMNPEQLWSTTMNPENRMLKQISIENAAEVDYIFSMLMGEDVGPRREFIEKNATYANIDA; this is translated from the coding sequence ATGACTGAAGAACAGATTAACTCCAATAGCGGGAACTATTCAGCCGAAAACATCCAGGTTCTGGAAGGTTTGGAAGCCGTTAGAAAGCGCCCCGCAATGTATATTGGTGACATTAGTACGAAAGGACTTCACCACCTGGTTTATGAAGTTGTGGACAACTCTATCGACGAAGCTCTCGCCGGCTATTGCGACCACATTGAAGTAACCATCAACGAAGACAACTCTATCACCGTACAAGACAACGGACGTGGTATTCCGGTTGACTTCCACGAAAAGGAACAGAAGTCAGCCCTGGAAGTAGTTATGACCGTACTGCATGCCGGTGGTAAATTCGATAAGGGTTCTTACAAAGTATCAGGCGGTTTGCACGGTGTAGGTGTATCCTGTGTAAACGCTCTGTCTACCCACATGACTACACAGGTTTTCCGCAATGGAAAGATCTACCAACAGGAATATGAATGCGGCCATCCGTTGTATCCGGTGAAAGAAATTGGCACAAGTGATATTACAGGTACGCGTCAGCAATTCTGGCCGGATAACACAATCTTTACTGATACCGTTTATAATTACGAAATCCTTGCCACCCGTATGCGTGAACTGGCTTACTTGAATGCAGGCATCAAGATCACGCTGACCGACCTTCGCGTAAAAGATGAAGAAAACAATGCCAAAATGGAAATTTTCTATTCGGAAGAAGGTTTGAAGGAATTCGTTCGCTACATCGACTCTTCCCGCGAACACTTGGTGAATGATGTTATCTACATCAACACTGAGAAACAAGGCACACCGGTGGAAGTGGCTATCATGTACAATACTTCTTATAACGAAAACATCCACTCATACGTAAACAATATCAATACCATTGAAGGTGGTACGCACCTTGCAGGTTTCCGTCGTGCACTAACCCGTACGCTGAAGAAATATGCCGACGATAACAAGATGTTGGAGAAAGCTAAAGTGGAAATTGCAGGTGATGACTTCCGTGAAGGTCTGACGGCTGTAATCTCCATCAAAGTGGCAGAACCTCAGTTTGAAGGGCAGACCAAAACAAAGCTCGGAAACAGCGAAGTGATGGGAGCCGTAGACCAAGCTGTAGGTGAAGCTCTGAACTACTACCTGGAAGAGCATCCGAAAGAAGCGAAAATGGTGGTAGACAAAGTGATTCTAGCTGCCCAGGCACGTGTTGCCGCACGTAAGGCGCGTGAGTCCGTGCAACGTAAATCACCGATGTCCGGTGGCGGTATGCCGGGTAAGCTGGCCGACTGTTCAAGCAAGGATCCCGAGGAATGTGAATTGTTCCTTGTCGAGGGTGACTCGGCAGGCGGTTCGGCAAAGCAAGGTCGTGATCGCAGATTCCAAGCTATTCTGCCGCTTCGCGGTAAGATTCTGAATGTGGAAAAGGCCATGTGGCATAAAGCGTTCGAGAGTGATGAAGTCAACAATATTATTCAGGCTCTCGGCATCCGTTTTGGCGTAAATACTGAGGACAGCAAGGAAGCAAATATCGATAAATTGAGATATAAGAAAGTGATTATCATGACCGATGCCGACGTCGATGGTTCTCATATCGACACACTGATCATGACGCTCTTCTTCCGCTACTTCCCGCAGGTAATCCGCAACGGGTACTTGTATATTGCCACTCCGCCACTCTATCTCTGCAAAAAAGGCAAAGTGGAGGAATATTGCTGGACAGACCAACAACGTCAAAAATTTATCGACACTTATGGTGGTGGTTCAGAAAGTGCCGTACACACACAACGATACAAAGGTTTGGGTGAAATGAACCCGGAACAGTTGTGGAGCACGACCATGAACCCCGAAAACCGTATGTTGAAACAGATAAGCATTGAGAATGCTGCTGAAGTAGACTACATCTTCTCCATGCTGATGGGCGAAGATGTTGGTCCACGCCGTGAATTCATTGAAAAGAACGCAACGTATGCAAATATAGATGCGTAA
- a CDS encoding acyloxyacyl hydrolase — protein sequence MKSNIKIWKLIVLVGTMFFLSDVAHAKNRAQDSIPGYKPDTGYFAKRFIHRLGVEYRPGYIFQTSSFLAGDNSQWKPYEWGYSAHLKYSFQFKPNTCADRIYGSAYQGIGLGYYDFGNKEELGNPIAIYLYQGARIARITSRLSLNYEWNFGLSLGWKPYDEYTNPHNSVIGSKANAYINAGIQFNWMVSREIDLVAGITGTHFSNGNTKFPNAGLNTMGLKVGVIYNFNRPKDALTKPLYQAPIPKFSRYLSYDLTLFGSWRRKGVWVGEGQIASPDAYTVLGFNFAPMYNIGYKFRTGVSLDGVYDASSNVYTIPGNGNECYKPSLEKQLALGISGRAEYVMPYFTVGVGIGANVLHGGGDHKGIYQVLTLKVEMTRSSYLHIGYNLKNFSDPNYLMMGIGFRFNNKYPTFHRR from the coding sequence ATGAAAAGCAATATAAAGATATGGAAATTAATAGTCCTTGTGGGGACAATGTTTTTCTTGTCTGACGTTGCTCATGCAAAGAACCGGGCACAAGATAGTATACCGGGATACAAGCCGGATACAGGTTACTTCGCCAAACGCTTTATTCACAGACTGGGAGTAGAATACCGCCCGGGATACATTTTCCAGACCAGTTCTTTTCTGGCAGGAGATAACTCACAATGGAAGCCTTACGAATGGGGTTATTCAGCCCACTTGAAATATTCATTCCAATTTAAGCCCAATACTTGCGCCGACCGGATTTATGGTAGCGCCTATCAAGGTATAGGCTTAGGCTATTACGATTTCGGAAACAAAGAAGAATTAGGAAATCCGATTGCCATTTACCTCTATCAGGGAGCACGTATTGCCCGTATTACTTCGCGACTATCACTCAATTACGAATGGAACTTCGGCTTATCTTTAGGATGGAAACCGTACGACGAATACACCAATCCTCACAATAGTGTCATCGGTTCGAAGGCAAATGCCTATATCAATGCGGGCATACAATTCAACTGGATGGTTTCACGGGAAATCGACCTGGTTGCCGGAATTACGGGTACCCATTTCTCCAATGGCAATACTAAATTTCCCAATGCCGGCCTCAATACAATGGGCTTAAAAGTAGGGGTTATCTACAACTTCAACAGACCTAAAGATGCGCTCACCAAGCCTCTATACCAAGCTCCCATTCCAAAGTTCTCACGATACCTCAGCTACGACTTAACCCTGTTCGGCTCATGGAGACGGAAAGGCGTATGGGTAGGAGAAGGGCAAATTGCTTCACCGGATGCTTATACCGTACTTGGTTTCAATTTCGCCCCCATGTATAACATCGGATATAAATTCCGCACAGGTGTATCATTGGATGGTGTATATGATGCCAGTTCCAATGTCTACACCATCCCCGGGAACGGCAATGAATGCTACAAACCTTCATTGGAAAAACAGTTAGCTTTAGGTATTTCCGGACGCGCAGAATATGTAATGCCCTACTTCACAGTAGGTGTGGGCATAGGAGCCAATGTACTGCACGGTGGCGGTGACCATAAAGGTATCTACCAGGTATTGACACTCAAAGTGGAGATGACCCGCAGTTCTTATCTGCACATCGGGTATAACCTGAAGAACTTCAGTGACCCGAATTATCTGATGATGGGTATCGGCTTCCGCTTCAATAACAAGTATCCTACCTTTCACAGAAGATAA